In Acidobacteriota bacterium, one genomic interval encodes:
- a CDS encoding formate--tetrahydrofolate ligase gives MRSDLEIAQSATLKNIREIAESAGIAESELELYGRHKAKIDLSIMKRLTGRPDGKYIVVTAITPTPLGEGKTVTNISLALGLARIGKKVINTLRQPSMGPVFGVKGGATGGGMAQVVPMEDINLHFTGDIHAVAAAHNLLASLLDNHLHHDNVLNFDPKEIYWNRTLDMNDRTLRQIVVGLGGTPNGITRESGFDITAASEVMAILALAESYPDLKKRLGNILVGRSRTGQPIWARDVKAEGAMTALLRDALKPNLIQTLEGTPCIMHAGPFANVAHGNNSIIADRIALKLADYVVTESGFGSDTGAEKFVDIKCRLSGLKPSAAVIVATVRALKLHGGAFKNLKDRAKVEKEDVDAVLRGCANMEKHIENVRTFGLPAVVAINRFPSDTDREIEAVRKRAMEAGADAAVPHEGVVRGGDGATDLARAVLAACEKPSTLRFLYDLELPIEEKIRIIAQTVYGAGEIDLSPKVQKRIAFFNQCGLGNLPICMAKTPASLSHDPSLRGRPRGFKFPVTDIRAAAGAGFIYPLAGDIMTMPGLPEAPAATRVDVDDSGKISGLF, from the coding sequence ATGAGATCCGATCTGGAGATCGCCCAGTCCGCCACGCTGAAAAACATCCGCGAGATCGCCGAGAGCGCCGGCATCGCGGAGAGCGAGCTCGAGCTGTACGGCCGGCACAAGGCCAAGATCGATCTCTCGATCATGAAGCGCCTCACCGGGCGCCCCGACGGGAAGTACATCGTCGTGACGGCGATCACGCCCACCCCCCTGGGGGAAGGAAAGACCGTCACCAACATCTCGCTCGCGCTCGGCCTCGCGCGGATCGGCAAGAAGGTGATCAACACGCTGAGGCAGCCCTCGATGGGGCCCGTCTTCGGCGTGAAGGGAGGGGCGACCGGCGGCGGCATGGCTCAGGTCGTGCCGATGGAGGACATCAACCTCCACTTCACCGGCGACATCCACGCGGTCGCGGCGGCGCACAACCTTCTCGCCTCACTTCTCGACAACCACCTCCACCACGACAACGTCCTGAACTTCGACCCCAAGGAAATCTACTGGAACCGCACTCTCGACATGAACGACCGGACCCTGAGGCAGATCGTCGTGGGCCTGGGCGGCACCCCCAACGGCATCACGCGCGAGTCGGGGTTTGACATCACGGCCGCCTCCGAGGTGATGGCGATCCTCGCCCTCGCCGAGAGCTACCCCGATCTGAAGAAGCGCCTCGGCAACATCCTCGTCGGCCGCTCCCGGACCGGCCAGCCGATCTGGGCGCGCGACGTGAAGGCGGAGGGCGCGATGACGGCGCTCCTCAGGGACGCCCTCAAGCCGAACCTGATCCAGACGCTCGAGGGAACGCCGTGCATCATGCACGCGGGCCCCTTCGCCAACGTCGCGCACGGGAACAACTCGATCATCGCCGACCGGATCGCCCTCAAGCTCGCCGACTACGTCGTCACCGAGAGCGGCTTCGGCTCGGACACCGGCGCCGAGAAGTTCGTGGACATCAAGTGCCGCCTCTCGGGGCTCAAGCCGAGCGCCGCGGTCATCGTCGCGACGGTGCGCGCGCTGAAGCTCCACGGCGGCGCCTTCAAGAACCTCAAGGACAGGGCGAAGGTCGAAAAAGAGGACGTGGATGCCGTGCTCCGCGGCTGCGCGAACATGGAGAAGCACATCGAGAACGTGCGGACCTTCGGCCTTCCGGCCGTCGTGGCGATCAACCGCTTCCCCTCGGACACCGATCGCGAGATCGAGGCCGTGAGGAAGCGCGCGATGGAGGCGGGGGCCGACGCCGCCGTGCCGCACGAGGGGGTCGTCCGCGGCGGCGACGGGGCGACCGATCTCGCGAGGGCGGTCCTTGCCGCGTGCGAGAAGCCGTCCACCCTGCGCTTCCTCTACGACCTCGAGCTTCCGATCGAGGAGAAGATCCGCATCATCGCGCAGACCGTCTACGGCGCGGGGGAGATCGACCTGTCGCCGAAGGTCCAGAAGCGGATCGCCTTCTTCAACCAGTGCGGCCTCGGAAACCTTCCGATCTGCATGGCGAAGACGCCGGCGTCGTTGTCGCACGACCCGTCGCTCCGGGGGAGGCCGCGCGGCTTCAAGTTTCCCGTCACCGACATCCGCGCCGCCGCCGGGGCCGGCTTCATCTACCCGCTGGCTGGCGACATCATGACCATGCCGGGGCTGCCGGAAGCGCCCGCGGCGACGCGCGTGGACGTGGACGATTCGGGGAAGATCAGCGGGCTCTTCTAG